A stretch of Flavobacterium sp. N2270 DNA encodes these proteins:
- the trpA gene encoding tryptophan synthase subunit alpha, with protein sequence MNRINTTLQQNNKLLSIYFTAGYPKINDTVSIIQELEKNGVDMIEIGLPFSDPLADGPTIQESSTIAIENGMTTSLLFEQLKDIRKTVQIPLIIMGYFNPMMQFGMEQFCKKCAEVGIDGLIIPDLPLHVYENEHKSIFEKYDLKNVFLITPQTSNERITQIDAISDSFIYMVSSAAVTGSQSGFGDEQMDYFKRIADLNLKNSQIVGFGIKDKETFTQATKHQKGAIIGSTFIKFLKTNKITAINNFVKGLKI encoded by the coding sequence ATGAACAGAATAAATACAACACTACAACAAAACAACAAACTGCTTTCAATTTATTTTACAGCAGGTTATCCCAAAATAAATGATACAGTTTCCATCATTCAAGAATTGGAGAAAAATGGTGTGGATATGATTGAAATTGGATTGCCTTTTTCTGATCCTTTAGCCGATGGACCAACCATTCAGGAAAGTTCGACTATTGCTATTGAAAACGGAATGACGACTTCTCTCCTATTTGAACAATTGAAAGACATTCGAAAAACAGTTCAAATTCCCTTAATTATTATGGGCTATTTTAATCCGATGATGCAATTTGGAATGGAACAATTTTGTAAAAAATGTGCAGAAGTTGGCATTGATGGTTTAATCATTCCTGATTTACCTTTACATGTTTATGAAAATGAACACAAATCTATTTTTGAAAAATATGACCTAAAAAATGTTTTTCTTATCACTCCACAAACTTCAAACGAACGCATTACTCAAATTGATGCTATTTCAGATAGTTTTATTTATATGGTGAGTTCAGCTGCAGTTACTGGAAGTCAATCTGGTTTTGGTGACGAACAAATGGATTATTTTAAACGAATTGCTGATTTAAATCTAAAAAATTCCCAAATTGTTGGTTTCGGAATTAAAGATAAAGAAACCTTTACGCAAGCCACAAAACATCAAAAAGGTGCCATTATTGGGAGTACTTTTATTAAATTTCTCAAAACAAATAAGATAACTGCAATTAATAATTTTGTAAAAGGGCTTAAAATTTAA
- a CDS encoding NfeD family protein codes for MDFLENYEPLLKAFWYIALPVSIFFGLQTIMTFIGLSGGETDVDMDADGNDTGDMPFEIFTLRNLINFLLGFSWTGISLYNKFENKTVLIIISVLVGVAFVAVFFFLIKQILKLSEDNSFKIENTINKTADVYLTIPESKSGKGKVQISVNGSFHELDAMTLSTEKISSGAVIKVIAVENNILIVEKL; via the coding sequence ATGGATTTTTTAGAAAATTATGAGCCATTACTTAAGGCTTTTTGGTACATCGCATTACCTGTGAGTATTTTCTTTGGACTTCAAACTATTATGACCTTTATTGGACTAAGTGGCGGCGAAACTGACGTTGATATGGATGCTGATGGAAATGATACGGGAGATATGCCATTTGAAATTTTTACACTTCGTAATTTGATCAACTTTTTGTTAGGATTCAGTTGGACGGGAATTTCTTTGTACAACAAATTCGAAAACAAAACCGTTTTAATTATCATTTCAGTACTAGTAGGAGTTGCATTTGTTGCAGTGTTCTTCTTTTTAATTAAGCAAATTCTTAAATTGTCTGAAGATAATAGCTTTAAAATTGAAAACACCATTAACAAAACAGCCGATGTGTATTTAACCATTCCAGAAAGTAAATCAGGAAAAGGAAAAGTACAAATTAGTGTCAACGGAAGTTTCCACGAGCTTGATGCTATGACATTAAGTACAGAAAAAATTTCGTCAGGAGCTGTAATTAAAGTAATTGCTGTAGAAAACAACATCCTTATTGTAGAAAAACTTTAA
- a CDS encoding flotillin family protein, which produces MSELIIIVVAAFVLFVTFLTLISRYKRCPSDKILVIYGRTGGTSAKCVHGGGAFIWPVIQDYQYLDLKPISIEANLTNALSRQNIRVDVPCRFTIAISTESDSMNTAAERLLGLSPDQIQELAKDILFGQLRLVIATMTIEEINSDRDKFLDNISKNVDSELKKIGLKLINVNVTDIKDESGYIEALGKEAAAKAINEAKISVAEQEKIGETGKAMADREKDVQIAETHRDRDVKIAITNKDREVSIAAAFKDESIGKAEAQRDTRVKTSEANAIAIQGENEAKIAIAKSEATRREREAEALRIALASEKVQSAKALEESYVAEKLAENARAERERSTQNANVVIPAEIAKQKAIIDAQAEAERIRVQAKGEADAIFAKMEAEAKGLYEILTKQAEGYREVVGAAGGDPTKAFQLLLIEKLPELVKTQVEAVKNIKIDKITVWDSGNNQDGNGSTANFVSGMMKTVPPLNDLFNMAGLNLPTYLKGDDKTEDAKPTKVVDASDDITPTEEVK; this is translated from the coding sequence ATGTCTGAATTAATTATTATTGTCGTAGCCGCATTTGTGCTATTCGTTACTTTTTTGACTTTAATTTCGCGTTACAAAAGATGTCCTTCGGATAAGATCTTAGTAATTTATGGTCGTACTGGTGGTACTTCTGCGAAATGTGTACACGGTGGTGGTGCCTTTATTTGGCCAGTTATTCAAGATTATCAATACTTGGATTTAAAGCCAATTTCAATTGAAGCAAACTTAACCAATGCACTTTCTCGTCAAAACATTCGTGTAGATGTTCCGTGTCGTTTTACGATTGCTATTTCAACTGAAAGCGATAGTATGAATACCGCTGCTGAACGTTTATTAGGACTTTCTCCAGATCAAATTCAGGAATTGGCAAAAGATATTCTTTTCGGACAATTGCGTTTGGTTATTGCAACGATGACTATTGAAGAAATCAACTCGGATAGAGATAAATTTCTAGATAATATTTCTAAAAATGTAGATTCTGAATTAAAGAAAATTGGTTTAAAGTTAATCAACGTTAACGTTACCGACATTAAAGACGAATCAGGATATATTGAAGCGCTTGGTAAAGAAGCTGCTGCAAAAGCAATCAACGAAGCTAAAATTTCGGTTGCTGAGCAAGAAAAAATTGGAGAAACAGGTAAAGCAATGGCCGATCGTGAAAAAGATGTTCAAATTGCTGAAACTCATAGAGATCGCGACGTTAAAATTGCGATTACCAATAAAGACAGAGAAGTTAGTATTGCTGCAGCTTTTAAAGATGAAAGTATTGGTAAAGCGGAAGCCCAAAGAGATACTCGTGTAAAAACATCTGAAGCAAATGCAATTGCTATTCAAGGAGAAAATGAGGCGAAAATTGCTATTGCAAAATCGGAAGCAACAAGAAGAGAACGTGAAGCAGAAGCATTGCGTATTGCCTTAGCTTCTGAAAAAGTACAAAGTGCAAAAGCGTTAGAGGAATCATACGTTGCAGAAAAATTAGCAGAAAATGCTCGTGCCGAAAGAGAACGTTCTACTCAAAATGCAAACGTGGTAATTCCTGCTGAAATTGCAAAACAAAAAGCAATTATTGATGCTCAAGCGGAAGCAGAACGTATTCGTGTGCAAGCAAAAGGTGAAGCTGATGCAATTTTTGCAAAAATGGAAGCTGAAGCAAAAGGTTTATATGAAATATTAACCAAACAAGCAGAAGGTTACCGCGAAGTAGTTGGTGCTGCTGGTGGCGATCCAACAAAAGCATTCCAATTATTGTTAATTGAAAAATTACCCGAATTGGTTAAAACACAAGTGGAAGCGGTTAAAAATATTAAAATTGATAAAATTACCGTTTGGGATTCTGGAAACAACCAAGATGGAAACGGTTCAACCGCTAATTTTGTTAGCGGAATGATGAAAACAGTTCCTCCATTAAACGACTTGTTTAATATGGCTGGTTTAAATTTACCAACCTATTTAAAAGGCGATGACAAAACTGAAGATGCAAAACCAACTAAGGTTGTTGATGCTTCAGATGACATTACGCCAACTGAAGAAGTGAAGTAG
- a CDS encoding CIA30 family protein, which yields MNLALLLLFTFMNSTIIYDFNKDCSRSDWRIIDDGVMGGESQGKFSIDADGNGIFSGTVSLENNGGFSSVRHQFDKVNCTKDSKVLIRLKGDGKEYQFRIKDKSNSYYSYIFTFKTSGNWETIEIKLSDLYPSFRGRKLNLPNFNSDSFEEIVFLIANKKNESFKLTLDKIELK from the coding sequence ATGAATTTAGCCCTACTTCTACTCTTTACATTTATGAACAGTACAATAATTTACGACTTTAACAAAGATTGTTCTAGAAGTGACTGGAGAATAATTGACGACGGCGTAATGGGTGGTGAATCTCAAGGAAAGTTTTCCATTGATGCAGATGGAAATGGCATTTTTAGTGGAACCGTTTCTTTAGAAAATAATGGTGGGTTTTCATCGGTTCGTCATCAATTTGATAAAGTTAATTGTACGAAAGATAGTAAAGTACTCATTCGTTTAAAAGGTGATGGTAAAGAATATCAATTCAGAATTAAAGATAAATCAAACTCATATTATTCCTATATTTTCACTTTTAAAACTTCTGGCAATTGGGAAACCATAGAAATAAAACTAAGTGATTTATATCCTTCGTTTAGAGGAAGAAAACTAAATTTACCTAATTTCAACAGTGATTCTTTTGAAGAGATAGTATTTTTAATAGCCAACAAAAAAAACGAATCTTTTAAACTTACTTTAGATAAAATTGAGCTAAAATAA
- a CDS encoding SDR family oxidoreductase, protein MKILLTGATGYIGKRLLPVLVELGHEVICCVRDVKRFNPPESLKQNISILKLDLLDEKSLENIPSDIDAAYYLVHSMSSSDDYDSLEALSAINFRNALKKTNVKQVIYLSGIVNEVNLSKHLTSRKNVETELGKASYNLTVFRAGIIIGSGSASFEIIRDLVEKLPIMVTPKWLHTKCQPIGITDVITFLTKSLGNPQTYNENFDIGGPDILSYKNMLLEFGRVRNLKRKIYIIPIMTPKLSSYWLYFVTSTSYKLATSLVHSMKIEVVCRDNRINEILNFTPISYREALKKAFHKIENNEIISSWKDAYSSSGLNFNISDFIQVPTFGCFKDHKTITIENKAVCIDRIWSIGGKTGWYYGNFLWKTRGFIDKIFGGVGLRRGRTNTTTINVGDTIDFWRVLYANKEEGRLLLFAEMKLPGEAWLEFKIVNNQLIQTATFRPLGLAGRLYWYSVLPFHGFIFKGMIKQLAKTS, encoded by the coding sequence ATGAAAATATTACTTACAGGAGCAACAGGATATATTGGAAAACGACTTCTCCCCGTTTTAGTAGAATTAGGTCATGAAGTTATTTGTTGTGTAAGAGATGTAAAACGATTTAATCCGCCTGAATCTCTAAAGCAAAACATAAGCATATTAAAACTTGACTTATTAGACGAAAAGTCTTTAGAAAATATTCCATCCGATATTGATGCTGCTTACTATTTGGTTCACTCGATGTCTTCTTCAGATGACTACGATTCTTTAGAAGCATTATCTGCAATAAACTTTAGAAACGCTTTAAAGAAAACTAATGTAAAACAGGTTATTTATTTAAGTGGAATTGTAAACGAAGTAAACCTTTCTAAACACTTAACTTCCAGAAAAAATGTAGAAACTGAATTGGGTAAAGCTTCTTACAACTTAACGGTATTTAGAGCCGGAATTATTATTGGCTCTGGTAGTGCTTCTTTTGAAATTATAAGAGATTTAGTGGAAAAATTGCCTATAATGGTAACCCCAAAATGGTTACATACAAAATGCCAACCTATAGGAATTACTGATGTTATTACATTTCTAACCAAATCATTAGGCAATCCTCAAACATACAATGAAAATTTTGACATAGGCGGACCAGATATTTTGTCTTATAAAAATATGCTTTTAGAATTTGGAAGAGTACGAAATTTAAAAAGAAAAATATACATTATTCCCATTATGACACCTAAGCTTTCATCATACTGGCTTTATTTTGTAACTTCTACATCATATAAATTAGCAACTTCTTTAGTGCACAGCATGAAAATTGAAGTTGTTTGTAGAGACAATAGAATTAACGAAATTTTAAACTTTACACCTATAAGTTATAGAGAAGCATTAAAAAAAGCTTTTCATAAAATTGAAAATAACGAAATCATTTCAAGTTGGAAAGATGCCTATAGCAGTAGTGGTTTAAATTTTAACATCTCCGACTTTATTCAAGTGCCAACTTTTGGTTGTTTTAAAGACCACAAAACCATAACCATAGAAAACAAAGCAGTTTGCATTGATAGAATATGGAGTATTGGTGGAAAAACCGGTTGGTACTACGGTAACTTTTTATGGAAAACAAGAGGTTTTATAGATAAAATATTTGGAGGAGTTGGCTTAAGGCGAGGTAGAACAAATACAACGACTATAAATGTTGGAGATACAATTGACTTCTGGCGTGTTTTATATGCAAATAAAGAAGAAGGGCGTTTGCTTTTATTTGCAGAAATGAAATTACCGGGTGAAGCTTGGCTAGAGTTTAAAATAGTAAACAACCAACTTATACAAACAGCTACCTTTAGACCCTTAGGCTTAGCAGGAAGATTATATTGGTACTCTGTTTTACCTTTTCATGGCTTCATTTTTAAAGGTATGATAAAGCAACTCGCTAAAACATCATAA
- a CDS encoding RluA family pseudouridine synthase, with protein sequence MLALTKSALKKALKKNYITVNGNIATTATLIKGGETIILTIPEEASKQRKLVFPLTVLYEDAFLAIIHKPAGILVSGNGFKTIANALPQNLKQSPLADATKPQPVHRLDYATTGVLLVGKTSTSIRILNELFEEKKIQKTYYAVTIGEMQTHGIIKDEVDGKESKSSYKVLATLNSERFGKLNLVQLNPCTGRRHQLRIHLASIGNPILGDKTYGTEPLILNGKGLYLHAYSLQFTHPFTYENIHIKDEFPERFQKLFAVQLATL encoded by the coding sequence ATGTTGGCATTAACCAAGTCGGCTTTAAAAAAAGCACTTAAGAAAAACTATATTACTGTAAACGGCAACATTGCCACAACCGCAACCTTAATCAAAGGCGGAGAAACTATAATCTTAACTATTCCGGAAGAAGCAAGTAAGCAAAGAAAGTTGGTATTTCCGCTTACTGTGTTGTATGAAGATGCATTTTTAGCCATTATTCATAAACCTGCAGGAATTTTAGTAAGCGGTAACGGTTTTAAAACCATTGCAAATGCATTGCCACAAAACCTAAAACAAAGTCCACTTGCAGATGCTACCAAACCACAGCCTGTACATCGATTAGATTATGCCACAACTGGCGTATTATTAGTAGGTAAAACAAGTACTAGTATTCGTATTTTAAATGAACTATTTGAAGAAAAAAAGATTCAAAAAACATATTATGCCGTTACCATTGGTGAAATGCAAACTCATGGTATTATTAAAGATGAAGTCGACGGTAAAGAATCTAAATCGAGTTATAAAGTACTTGCAACACTAAATTCAGAACGTTTTGGTAAGCTTAATTTAGTACAATTGAATCCGTGTACAGGCAGAAGACATCAATTGCGCATTCATTTGGCCAGTATAGGAAATCCTATTTTAGGAGATAAAACCTATGGAACAGAACCCTTAATTTTAAATGGAAAAGGTTTGTATTTACATGCCTATTCTTTACAGTTTACCCATCCTTTTACCTACGAAAATATTCATATAAAAGATGAATTTCCAGAACGTTTTCAAAAACTATTTGCTGTACAATTAGCAACACTTTAG
- the yaaA gene encoding peroxide stress protein YaaA, whose translation MKIVISPAKSLDFEAKLPTKLFTESEFLKKSETVQKVLKKKKPKQLMELMSISDKLADLNWQRNQDWAIPFTSENARPAIFAFNGDVYTGLDSYTIPEEKLTILQDKLRILSGLYGMLKPLDLMQPYRLEMGTKIEIGAKKNLYEFWKKTITDALNKELSKDELFINLASNEYFSAIDTKALKVAVITPEFKDYKEGKLKMISFFAKKARGLMVRYIIDTNAETIDDLKQFNYDGYAFDANLSKGNKLVFTR comes from the coding sequence ATGAAAATTGTTATATCTCCAGCAAAGTCATTGGATTTTGAAGCTAAATTACCTACTAAATTATTTACGGAATCTGAATTTTTAAAGAAATCAGAAACCGTACAAAAGGTTTTGAAAAAGAAAAAACCAAAGCAATTGATGGAATTAATGTCAATTTCAGATAAGTTGGCCGATTTAAATTGGCAACGTAACCAAGATTGGGCAATTCCTTTTACTTCTGAAAATGCACGACCGGCAATTTTTGCTTTTAATGGCGATGTATATACAGGTTTAGATTCATATACAATTCCAGAAGAAAAATTAACTATTTTACAAGATAAATTGAGAATTTTATCAGGATTGTATGGTATGCTTAAGCCACTTGATTTAATGCAACCATATCGTTTAGAAATGGGAACAAAAATTGAAATTGGTGCAAAGAAGAATTTATATGAATTTTGGAAAAAAACAATTACTGATGCTTTAAACAAAGAACTTTCTAAAGATGAATTGTTTATTAATTTAGCGAGTAACGAATATTTTAGCGCCATTGATACCAAAGCGTTAAAAGTAGCTGTCATTACGCCAGAATTTAAAGATTATAAAGAAGGAAAATTAAAAATGATTAGTTTCTTCGCTAAAAAGGCTAGGGGATTAATGGTACGTTATATTATTGATACCAATGCAGAAACCATTGATGATTTAAAACAATTTAATTACGATGGTTATGCGTTTGATGCCAATTTATCTAAAGGAAATAAGTTGGTTTTTACGAGATAG
- a CDS encoding hydrolase, with protein sequence MKNTFMYLFIFSLLINVFLYVNSNKILKAKDADVIRMKESLKAANVSIDSLKASDYFSIETDQDAQDYFYNKNLDYPKVMAKINEDLVTLNTNKEGNKLVPYEPIDGKPFIINKAKMLNHRWIIAEYSNSSLWGQVLIKYFHNDDKPTDFETVETIMYEKQSMK encoded by the coding sequence ATGAAAAACACATTCATGTATTTATTTATCTTTTCGTTATTGATAAATGTTTTTTTATACGTTAATTCAAACAAAATTTTAAAAGCTAAAGATGCTGACGTTATTAGAATGAAGGAAAGCTTAAAAGCGGCTAATGTTTCTATCGATTCATTAAAAGCAAGCGATTATTTTTCTATTGAAACAGATCAAGACGCACAAGATTATTTTTACAATAAAAATTTAGATTACCCAAAAGTAATGGCTAAAATTAATGAAGATTTAGTTACATTAAATACAAATAAAGAAGGTAATAAATTAGTTCCTTATGAACCAATTGACGGAAAGCCATTTATTATTAATAAAGCAAAAATGTTAAACCATAGATGGATTATTGCCGAATATTCTAATTCTAGTTTATGGGGGCAAGTTTTAATAAAATATTTTCATAATGATGATAAACCAACCGATTTTGAAACGGTAGAAACCATTATGTATGAAAAACAATCAATGAAATAA
- a CDS encoding MBL fold metallo-hydrolase produces MKVYFLGTGTSQGIPVIGSNHPVCLSEDLKDKRLRVSVWVYSNSFSFVIDCGPDFRQQMLASKCSKIDAILFTHEHSDHTAGLDDIRPFNFKQGALSVYAHQRVIQNLEKRFDYIFETENKYPGAPSVQTHEVKENVPFSVNNIRVVPINAFHGSLQVFGYKIEDFVYLTDVKTISQDEINKIINCKILVINCLREEHHNTHFNLQEALDFISLVQPQKAYLTHISHLFGFHEDIQQKLPNNVYVAYDNLEISI; encoded by the coding sequence TTGAAGGTTTATTTCTTAGGAACAGGTACATCACAGGGGATTCCCGTCATTGGAAGCAATCACCCCGTTTGTTTAAGTGAAGATTTAAAAGACAAAAGATTAAGGGTTTCTGTTTGGGTTTATTCTAATAGTTTTTCTTTTGTAATTGATTGTGGGCCAGATTTTAGACAACAAATGTTAGCTTCTAAATGTTCAAAAATTGATGCCATTTTATTTACTCATGAACATTCAGATCATACTGCCGGTTTAGACGATATTCGTCCTTTTAACTTTAAACAAGGTGCTCTTTCTGTATATGCTCATCAAAGAGTAATTCAAAATTTAGAAAAGCGTTTTGATTATATTTTTGAAACGGAAAATAAATATCCTGGAGCTCCTTCTGTACAAACACATGAAGTAAAAGAAAACGTTCCATTTAGTGTAAACAATATACGAGTTGTTCCAATCAATGCTTTTCATGGAAGTTTACAGGTTTTTGGATATAAAATAGAAGATTTTGTGTATTTAACCGATGTTAAAACCATTTCTCAAGATGAAATAAATAAAATTATTAATTGTAAAATATTGGTAATTAATTGCTTACGTGAAGAGCATCATAATACACATTTTAATTTACAAGAAGCTTTAGATTTTATATCTTTGGTTCAGCCCCAAAAGGCCTATTTAACACACATAAGTCACTTATTTGGATTTCATGAAGATATACAACAAAAACTCCCAAATAACGTTTATGTAGCATATGATAATTTAGAAATTTCAATTTAA